A stretch of the Vagococcus xieshaowenii genome encodes the following:
- a CDS encoding helix-turn-helix domain-containing protein, whose amino-acid sequence MKTKNFLSMNKVNKLKIIQYFIKNKHKNFNINDLSQYLEIPTSTLKRHIKEINHDVSIVSEQKELIIKKNSYDYHLTELSKENGNLYTKIYREYLDNSNMFRLGLLFVKYDQLSIQLIIEELSLSKTPVYETINDLDNFLKTYGLQIEKNDIGSFKISGPELNIRIFICNLLMHAIPEETWPFNFSKSTIKNHLVRIDHLEKQSERMKSCFHQFNAIILNRIKYGNFLNFEEDKLASIPDIDFPIWKELNIINFDSYFRNEGIRKSEEITYKIMIISLFPNLFLEKDVQLMGKKLLEKPDELVTCFYTYLREATTKLELKSTSESLEFCLFHLVIHNKFARLVEGINTTHLLNLQFDTPQSLICQHQLPWKRKRYQELVEIYLPIINKKSPNLKGTLLRDDYILYINTIAMIMSLLHLPITMKAVKLHFDFGKDEISKKIVIQKIESIYQPHIYKIIETPEEADIIFCNHLYHFTTDQRIYIKDIMDFETINVISNAINSKLLSLRFKKALDYKK is encoded by the coding sequence GTGAAAACTAAAAATTTTTTATCGATGAATAAAGTCAATAAACTGAAAATAATTCAATATTTCATTAAAAACAAACACAAAAATTTTAATATTAATGACTTGTCTCAATATTTAGAGATACCAACATCTACTCTTAAACGTCACATTAAAGAAATAAATCACGACGTATCTATAGTTAGTGAACAAAAAGAGCTTATTATTAAAAAAAATAGCTATGATTATCATTTGACAGAATTATCTAAAGAAAATGGTAATCTATACACTAAAATATACAGAGAATATCTTGATAATTCAAACATGTTCAGATTAGGGTTATTATTCGTAAAATATGATCAATTATCTATACAACTAATTATCGAAGAGTTATCCCTGAGTAAAACGCCAGTTTATGAAACAATTAATGATTTAGATAACTTTCTAAAAACTTATGGACTTCAAATAGAAAAAAATGACATAGGATCATTTAAAATTAGTGGTCCTGAATTAAATATACGAATTTTTATATGTAATTTATTAATGCATGCTATCCCTGAGGAAACTTGGCCTTTCAACTTTTCAAAAAGTACCATAAAAAATCATCTGGTGAGAATTGACCATCTAGAAAAACAATCTGAACGTATGAAATCTTGTTTTCATCAATTTAATGCGATTATTTTAAATCGTATTAAATATGGAAATTTTTTGAATTTTGAAGAAGATAAACTGGCATCTATACCTGATATAGACTTTCCAATATGGAAGGAATTAAATATCATTAATTTTGATTCTTATTTCCGTAACGAGGGCATTAGAAAATCCGAAGAAATCACCTATAAAATTATGATTATCAGTCTATTTCCAAATTTATTTCTAGAGAAAGATGTTCAACTAATGGGTAAAAAGCTTCTAGAAAAACCCGATGAGCTTGTAACGTGTTTTTATACTTACCTTAGAGAAGCAACAACAAAATTAGAACTTAAGTCTACATCAGAGTCCCTTGAGTTTTGTCTATTTCATCTCGTTATTCATAATAAATTCGCTCGCCTAGTTGAAGGGATTAACACTACTCATTTATTAAATTTACAATTTGATACCCCTCAAAGTCTAATTTGTCAGCATCAATTACCTTGGAAACGCAAGAGATATCAAGAACTAGTAGAAATATATCTACCAATCATAAATAAAAAATCACCCAATTTAAAGGGAACACTTCTAAGAGATGATTATATTCTATACATTAATACCATAGCCATGATTATGTCTTTACTTCACTTACCTATAACCATGAAAGCTGTAAAATTACATTTTGACTTTGGAAAAGATGAGATTTCAAAAAAAATTGTGATTCAAAAAATAGAATCTATTTATCAGCCTCACATTTATAAGATTATTGAAACCCCGGAAGAAGCCGATATAATTTTTTGTAATCACCTTTATCATTTTACAACAGACCAACGAATCTATATTAAAGATATTATGGATTTCGAAACTATCAATGTAATTAGTAATGCGATTAATAGTAAACTATTAAGTCTAAGATTCAAAAAAGCTTTAGATTATAAAAAGTAA
- a CDS encoding ISL3 family transposase — protein MINDIKKIYGIEDSNLTISSVSEGTYRNKPAKIIKASYKPKTIACPNCDSSPRECDGKYVIVKNGSKEVEILLTHENTGIVSMKLSKQRYRCRNCNKHWTAQIDLVKPCHNVSRIIEGKIIELLGERISLKLIAKLCSVSISKVIQVLKSLETYLPSPKNRWLPEVLMVDEFRSHTAIEDSMSFICADGNSGRLVEILESRPLNYLMPHFNGYPDEERFKVKYLVTDMNAAYFQLVKDIFPNAELIIDRFHIVKHLNEAFNSFRVREMKKLKASGHKVEASKLKKNWRFLLKNRLDINISEYKRWPSFRSNKYPYLTEQMMIDRLLDFSEPLKLAYGYFHDLLDSFRRKEYERFFELLNTLPEELDEEFKGQVQNLIRHQEGITNALIHPYSNGKIEAKNTHIKTLKRVSYGFKSFSNMRIRIFLTEGLIEVNH, from the coding sequence ATGATTAATGATATCAAAAAAATTTATGGAATTGAAGACTCTAATCTAACAATTTCTAGTGTTTCCGAAGGAACCTATCGTAATAAGCCTGCGAAAATTATAAAAGCGAGCTATAAACCTAAAACGATAGCTTGCCCTAATTGTGACTCTTCTCCAAGAGAATGCGACGGCAAGTACGTTATTGTTAAGAATGGTTCTAAAGAAGTAGAGATTCTATTAACACATGAGAACACAGGAATTGTCTCTATGAAGCTGTCTAAGCAACGCTATCGTTGTCGCAACTGTAATAAGCACTGGACTGCTCAAATTGATTTAGTTAAACCTTGTCACAATGTTTCAAGGATAATTGAAGGCAAAATTATTGAGTTATTAGGTGAAAGAATATCTCTAAAACTAATTGCTAAATTATGTAGTGTTTCAATAAGTAAAGTGATTCAGGTATTAAAATCGTTAGAAACTTACCTTCCTAGTCCCAAAAACCGTTGGTTGCCTGAGGTTTTAATGGTTGATGAATTCCGTTCGCATACAGCCATAGAAGACTCTATGAGTTTTATTTGTGCTGATGGCAATTCAGGGCGATTAGTAGAAATATTGGAAAGTAGACCATTAAATTATCTCATGCCTCACTTTAATGGTTATCCAGATGAAGAACGTTTTAAAGTAAAATACCTTGTGACAGATATGAATGCAGCTTATTTCCAATTAGTGAAGGATATCTTTCCAAATGCTGAATTAATCATTGATCGTTTTCATATTGTTAAACATTTGAATGAAGCCTTTAATAGTTTCAGAGTACGGGAAATGAAAAAACTCAAGGCATCGGGACATAAAGTAGAAGCAAGTAAACTTAAGAAAAATTGGCGCTTCCTACTTAAAAATAGATTAGACATTAATATCTCTGAATACAAAAGATGGCCGAGCTTTCGGTCAAATAAGTATCCTTATTTGACCGAACAGATGATGATTGATCGGTTATTAGATTTTTCCGAACCTCTAAAATTAGCCTATGGCTACTTCCATGATTTATTAGATTCATTTAGAAGAAAAGAATATGAACGATTCTTTGAATTATTGAATACTTTACCAGAAGAATTAGATGAAGAGTTTAAAGGACAAGTACAAAACCTAATACGTCATCAAGAAGGAATTACCAATGCTTTAATACATCCCTATTCAAATGGGAAGATTGAAGCAAAGAATACACACATCAAAACATTAAAACGAGTTTCTTATGGATTCAAATCTTTCAGCAATATGAGGATTAGAATCTTTTTAACCGAAGGTTTGATAGAAGTTAATCATTAA
- the lepA gene encoding translation elongation factor 4, whose product MDIKKLRERQSKIRNFSIIAHIDHGKSTLADRILQQTETVSSREMQDQLLDSMDLERERGITIKLNAVELTYTAKDGEDYIFHLIDTPGHVDFTYEVSRSLAACEGALLVVDAAQGIEAQTLANVYLAVDNDLEILPIINKIDLPAADPEKVRQEIETVVGIDASEAVLASAKSGIGIGEILEQIVEKVPAPEGDLDAPLKALIFDSVYDSYRGVILNVRIVDGMVKPGDKIMLMQNGKTFDVTEVGIFSPKPVPRDVLSVGDVGYITASIKTVQDTQVGDTVTLANNPASEALEGYRKMNPMVYCGLYPIDTSKYVELREALEKLQLNDSALEFEPETSQALGFGFRCGFLGLLHMDVIQERLEREFNLELITTAPSVIYHVTKTDGTELVVDNPAEFPEQGVIDHVEEPYVKASIMVPNEYVGAVMELSQRKRGEFITMDYLDDYRVNVVYELPLSEIVYDFFDTLKSSTKGYASLDYDIIGYKPSRLVKMDILLNAEKVDALSFIVHKDFAYDRGKVIVEKLKALIPRQQFEVPVQAAIGQKIVARSNIKALRKNVLAKCYGGDVSRKRKLLEKQKEGKKRMKSIGSVEVPQEAFMAVLKMDED is encoded by the coding sequence ATGGACATTAAAAAATTAAGAGAAAGACAAAGCAAAATTCGTAATTTTTCGATTATTGCCCATATCGACCATGGTAAATCAACATTGGCCGACCGTATTTTACAACAAACAGAAACTGTTTCAAGTCGTGAAATGCAAGATCAATTATTAGACTCGATGGATCTTGAAAGAGAACGAGGCATTACAATTAAATTAAACGCTGTTGAATTGACATATACAGCAAAAGATGGTGAAGATTATATTTTCCATTTAATCGATACACCAGGACATGTCGATTTTACGTATGAAGTATCTCGTAGTTTGGCTGCTTGTGAGGGTGCATTATTAGTTGTGGATGCCGCACAAGGGATTGAAGCACAAACATTAGCTAACGTCTACTTAGCTGTAGATAATGATTTAGAAATTTTACCCATTATTAACAAAATCGATTTGCCAGCAGCAGATCCTGAAAAAGTACGTCAAGAAATCGAAACAGTCGTAGGAATCGATGCATCTGAAGCAGTTCTTGCTAGTGCAAAATCAGGTATTGGGATTGGTGAAATTTTAGAACAAATCGTTGAAAAAGTTCCTGCTCCAGAGGGTGACTTAGATGCTCCATTAAAAGCATTAATTTTTGACTCGGTTTATGATAGCTATCGTGGGGTTATTTTAAATGTTCGTATCGTTGATGGAATGGTAAAACCTGGTGATAAAATCATGTTAATGCAGAATGGTAAAACATTTGATGTCACAGAAGTTGGGATTTTTTCTCCTAAGCCAGTGCCTCGTGACGTGTTATCTGTTGGGGATGTTGGTTATATCACTGCAAGTATTAAAACCGTCCAAGACACACAAGTTGGGGATACCGTGACATTAGCAAATAACCCAGCAAGTGAAGCGTTAGAAGGTTACCGCAAAATGAATCCGATGGTTTACTGTGGATTGTATCCAATTGATACATCAAAATACGTTGAGTTGCGAGAAGCACTAGAAAAATTGCAATTAAATGACTCTGCATTAGAGTTTGAGCCAGAAACTTCTCAAGCTTTAGGCTTTGGTTTCCGTTGTGGCTTCTTAGGATTATTACACATGGACGTTATTCAAGAACGTTTAGAACGTGAATTTAATTTAGAATTAATTACAACTGCTCCGTCGGTAATTTATCATGTCACGAAAACGGACGGCACAGAATTGGTCGTAGATAACCCAGCTGAATTCCCTGAGCAAGGTGTAATTGATCACGTGGAAGAACCTTATGTTAAAGCCTCTATTATGGTGCCAAATGAGTATGTTGGGGCGGTTATGGAACTATCACAACGTAAGCGTGGGGAGTTCATCACGATGGATTATTTAGATGACTACCGCGTTAATGTTGTTTATGAACTGCCATTATCAGAAATCGTCTATGATTTCTTTGATACATTAAAATCAAGCACAAAAGGTTACGCGTCACTTGATTATGATATCATCGGTTACAAACCAAGTCGTTTAGTCAAGATGGATATCTTATTAAATGCTGAAAAAGTCGATGCCTTAAGCTTTATCGTGCATAAAGATTTCGCTTATGATCGTGGTAAAGTGATTGTCGAAAAATTAAAAGCCTTAATTCCACGTCAACAATTCGAAGTGCCTGTTCAGGCAGCCATTGGTCAAAAAATTGTTGCTCGTTCTAACATCAAAGCTTTACGTAAAAACGTATTAGCAAAATGTTATGGTGGAGATGTTTCACGTAAACGTAAATTGTTAGAGAAACAAAAAGAAGGTAAAAAACGTATGAAATCAATTGGATCAGTTGAAGTGCCACAAGAGGCATTTATGGCTGTGCTTAAGATGGATGAGGATTAA
- the clpB gene encoding ATP-dependent chaperone ClpB: MQPDKMTTTVQQAIAQAQQIAMRRKHQEIDIPHLWKALVQPGNFAYNFYQDLGVPLDEFSSTIEAELDRLSVVEGNIQYGQTFSRNLYQVFQEGQTLMEQFHDEYLSTEIVLLALMKLKNHPLTTYLSSRSINFDEVKAHIEKMRGGERVTSENQEEQYEALEKYGIDLVKRVREGKQDPVIGRDEEIRDVIRILSRKTKNNPVLIGEPGVGKTAIIEGLAQRIVRRDVPENLKDKTIYSLDMGALIAGAKYRGEFEERLKAVLKEVKKSDGQIIMFIDEIHTIVGAGKTEGSMDAGNLLKPMLARGELHLIGATTLDEYREYMEKDKALERRFQRVMVNEPTVEDTISILRGLKERFEIHHGVNINDNALVAAATMSNRYITDRFLPDKAIDLVDEACATIRVELNSMPTELDQVTRRLMQLEIEEAALKKESDDASKKRLEILQEELAELREEANSLKMKWETEKEIVNTISQKRGEIEQARHELEEAENNYDLEQAAILRHGKIPELEKELMELENQNQTYDNRLVQESVTDHEISVVVERLTGIPVQRLVEGEREKILRLNDTLHERVIGQDTAVDAVADAVIRSRAGLQDQNRPLGSFLFLGPTGVGKTELAKALAENLFDSEEHMVRIDMSEYMEKHTVSRLVGAPPGYIGYEEGGQLTEAVRHNPYTIVLLDEIEKAHPDVFNILLQVLDDGRLTDSKGRTVDFKNTVMIMTSNIGSQILLDGLTPEGEFAENTEKDVQTMLRAHFKPEFLNRIDETIIFKPLTLANMKNIVVKMTKGLADKLAAQDIELVVSEEAQNWIAENAYEPAFGARPLKRFITKQVETPLAKEIVAAKILPKQRVTITVKDEMLAFETTDIEE, from the coding sequence ATGCAACCAGATAAAATGACCACAACAGTACAACAAGCAATTGCCCAAGCGCAACAAATTGCAATGAGACGTAAACATCAAGAAATTGACATTCCACATCTTTGGAAAGCATTAGTTCAACCAGGTAATTTTGCTTATAATTTTTATCAAGATTTAGGGGTACCACTAGATGAGTTTTCTTCCACAATTGAAGCAGAATTAGATCGTTTATCTGTGGTTGAAGGGAATATTCAATATGGTCAAACATTTAGCCGTAATTTATATCAGGTCTTCCAAGAAGGTCAAACATTAATGGAACAATTTCATGATGAATACTTATCGACAGAAATCGTTCTTTTAGCGTTGATGAAATTGAAGAATCACCCATTAACAACGTATTTATCATCTCGCTCTATTAATTTTGATGAAGTAAAAGCACATATTGAAAAAATGAGAGGGGGAGAGCGTGTGACATCTGAAAATCAAGAAGAACAATACGAAGCGTTAGAAAAATATGGAATTGATTTAGTGAAACGTGTCCGTGAAGGCAAACAAGACCCTGTTATTGGCCGTGATGAAGAGATACGTGATGTGATTCGTATTTTATCCCGTAAAACTAAAAATAATCCAGTCTTAATTGGTGAACCTGGTGTTGGTAAAACAGCGATTATTGAAGGTTTGGCGCAACGTATTGTACGCCGAGATGTACCTGAAAATTTAAAAGATAAAACTATCTATTCGCTTGATATGGGGGCTCTTATTGCGGGGGCTAAGTATCGTGGTGAATTTGAAGAACGATTGAAGGCTGTTTTGAAAGAAGTTAAAAAAAGCGATGGTCAAATCATCATGTTTATTGATGAAATCCATACGATTGTAGGAGCGGGTAAAACAGAAGGTAGCATGGATGCAGGCAATTTATTGAAGCCTATGCTTGCACGTGGTGAACTTCACCTAATTGGAGCTACTACGCTAGATGAATACCGTGAATACATGGAAAAAGACAAAGCGTTAGAACGTCGATTCCAACGTGTGATGGTCAATGAACCGACAGTAGAAGATACCATTAGTATTTTACGTGGCTTGAAAGAACGTTTTGAAATTCATCATGGGGTTAATATAAATGATAATGCCCTTGTAGCCGCAGCGACTATGTCTAATCGTTATATTACCGATCGTTTCTTACCAGATAAAGCCATTGATTTAGTTGATGAAGCCTGCGCGACTATTCGTGTGGAATTGAATTCTATGCCAACTGAACTCGATCAAGTCACACGTCGTTTAATGCAGTTAGAAATAGAAGAAGCTGCCCTTAAAAAAGAAAGTGATGACGCAAGTAAAAAACGTCTTGAAATCTTACAAGAAGAGCTGGCTGAATTACGAGAAGAAGCTAATAGCCTAAAAATGAAGTGGGAAACAGAAAAAGAAATCGTCAATACAATCAGTCAAAAACGTGGCGAAATAGAACAAGCAAGACATGAATTAGAAGAAGCGGAAAATAACTATGACTTGGAACAAGCAGCCATTCTTCGTCATGGTAAAATACCTGAATTAGAAAAAGAATTAATGGAATTAGAAAATCAAAATCAAACGTATGATAATCGCTTAGTTCAAGAATCTGTAACCGATCATGAAATTTCCGTGGTAGTGGAACGCTTAACAGGTATTCCTGTTCAACGATTAGTAGAAGGTGAACGAGAAAAAATTCTACGTTTAAATGATACCTTGCATGAACGAGTGATTGGACAAGATACAGCAGTAGATGCTGTTGCAGACGCAGTCATTCGTTCAAGAGCTGGTTTACAAGATCAAAACCGTCCGCTAGGTTCGTTCTTATTCTTAGGACCAACGGGTGTCGGTAAAACAGAATTAGCCAAAGCGTTAGCTGAAAATTTATTTGATTCTGAAGAACATATGGTTCGTATTGATATGAGTGAGTATATGGAAAAACATACCGTGTCACGATTAGTTGGCGCACCTCCAGGCTATATTGGTTACGAAGAAGGTGGGCAATTAACAGAAGCTGTTCGACATAACCCTTATACCATTGTCTTACTTGATGAAATTGAAAAAGCACATCCGGATGTATTCAATATTCTATTACAAGTATTAGATGATGGCCGTTTAACCGATAGCAAGGGCCGTACGGTAGATTTCAAAAATACAGTGATGATCATGACAAGTAATATCGGCTCACAAATTTTATTAGACGGTTTAACTCCAGAAGGAGAATTTGCTGAAAATACAGAAAAAGATGTTCAAACAATGTTACGTGCGCATTTTAAACCTGAGTTTTTAAACCGTATTGATGAAACCATAATTTTTAAACCATTAACCTTAGCTAATATGAAGAATATTGTTGTTAAGATGACTAAAGGATTAGCAGATAAATTAGCAGCACAAGATATCGAGTTAGTTGTTTCAGAAGAAGCGCAAAATTGGATTGCTGAAAATGCTTATGAACCAGCATTTGGGGCACGTCCATTGAAACGATTCATAACAAAACAAGTTGAAACACCACTTGCTAAAGAAATCGTTGCCGCTAAAATTTTGCCAAAACAACGAGTGACTATTACAGTCAAAGATGAAATGTTAGCATTTGAAACGACAGATATAGAAGAATAG
- the glyS gene encoding glycine--tRNA ligase subunit beta, which translates to MAKTFLLEIGLEEMPARFVTSSIKQFKAAMEKFLKENRLSYSEVRTYSTPRRLTLEVLELAEKQEDIEEEAKGPAKKIAVDAEGNWTKAAEGFARGQGVSTDKLFFKDIKGVEYVHVDKFIPGESAQAVLANVLETLKGIHFPVTMHWGNHTTEFIRPIHWIISLLDDELIDLQFLDVKSGKTTRGHRFLGQETTINHPSEYVEKLKAQHVLVNAEERKALIVKQIEALAAENNWVMNLDEVLLEEVNNIVEYPTAFAGKFDEKYLAVPEEVLIISMKEHQRYFEVRFQDGKLAPFFVAVRNGNEAFIQNVVAGNEKVLVARLEDAVFFYDEDQQPTIASYVERLKKVTFHEKIGTTYEKMQRVAKISEILGQAVGLSNEEQADLARAAAIYKFDLMTGMVGEFPELQGIMGEKYALLKGEKPAVAQAIREHYLPVSSEGELPESSVGAVLAIADKLDSVMTFFNAGMIPSGSNDPYALRRQTYGIVRIIEDKGWDLAISKLLPIIKEAINQNVETYGVTFKEDPEAVVEFFNARLKQLLSGKNIRHDIIEASVNAQAADMNQIIEVASLLQEKQTTEQFRPTMEAFIRVLNLTRKGQELIGDTLTEAVDDDLFETAEEKELAHAVTTAQATFADLTFAQKYEQLTELTPFITNYFDHTMIMADNEEVRNNRLRQLAKIAAMILPMAKIDLLEIKK; encoded by the coding sequence ATGGCTAAAACATTTTTATTAGAAATTGGTTTAGAAGAAATGCCTGCACGTTTTGTGACTTCATCCATTAAGCAATTTAAAGCAGCAATGGAGAAGTTTTTAAAAGAAAATCGTCTATCATACAGCGAGGTTCGTACGTATTCAACACCTCGACGCTTAACATTAGAAGTACTTGAATTAGCTGAAAAACAAGAAGATATTGAAGAAGAAGCAAAAGGTCCTGCAAAAAAAATTGCAGTAGATGCTGAGGGCAATTGGACCAAAGCAGCAGAAGGATTTGCACGTGGGCAAGGTGTTTCAACTGACAAATTATTCTTTAAAGACATAAAAGGTGTCGAGTATGTTCATGTTGATAAATTTATTCCTGGTGAATCAGCACAGGCAGTATTAGCGAATGTATTAGAAACATTAAAAGGTATTCACTTCCCAGTAACAATGCATTGGGGAAATCACACAACAGAATTTATCCGTCCTATTCATTGGATTATCAGCTTGTTAGATGATGAATTAATTGACTTACAATTTTTAGATGTGAAAAGTGGTAAAACAACACGTGGTCATCGTTTCTTAGGTCAAGAAACAACCATTAATCATCCGTCTGAATATGTAGAAAAATTAAAAGCACAACATGTGTTGGTCAACGCTGAAGAACGTAAAGCATTAATTGTTAAACAAATCGAAGCTTTAGCAGCTGAAAATAATTGGGTGATGAATCTGGATGAAGTGTTACTTGAAGAAGTTAATAATATCGTTGAGTATCCAACAGCTTTTGCAGGGAAATTCGATGAAAAATATTTAGCTGTACCAGAGGAAGTTTTGATTATTTCGATGAAAGAACATCAACGTTACTTTGAAGTACGTTTCCAAGATGGTAAGTTAGCACCATTCTTTGTGGCCGTACGCAATGGTAACGAAGCGTTTATTCAAAATGTTGTAGCTGGTAATGAAAAAGTATTAGTGGCACGTCTTGAAGATGCGGTATTCTTTTATGATGAAGATCAACAACCAACTATCGCGTCATATGTGGAACGTTTGAAAAAAGTTACCTTCCATGAAAAAATTGGAACAACTTATGAAAAAATGCAACGTGTCGCTAAAATTAGTGAAATATTAGGACAAGCAGTGGGCTTATCAAACGAAGAACAAGCTGACTTAGCACGTGCGGCAGCTATTTATAAATTTGACCTAATGACGGGTATGGTCGGTGAATTCCCAGAATTACAAGGGATTATGGGCGAAAAATATGCGCTATTAAAAGGTGAAAAACCTGCTGTTGCGCAAGCAATTCGTGAACATTACCTGCCTGTTTCTAGTGAAGGAGAATTACCAGAATCATCAGTGGGTGCAGTCTTAGCAATTGCTGATAAATTAGATTCAGTGATGACATTCTTTAACGCTGGAATGATTCCGTCAGGTTCAAATGATCCATATGCTTTACGTCGTCAAACATACGGAATTGTACGTATTATTGAGGATAAAGGTTGGGATTTAGCTATTAGTAAACTATTACCGATAATTAAAGAGGCAATCAATCAAAATGTTGAAACTTATGGAGTAACATTTAAAGAGGACCCTGAAGCGGTTGTTGAATTCTTTAATGCACGTCTTAAACAACTATTAAGTGGCAAAAATATTCGCCATGATATTATTGAAGCAAGCGTCAACGCACAAGCAGCTGATATGAATCAAATCATTGAAGTTGCAAGTTTACTACAAGAAAAACAAACAACTGAACAGTTCCGTCCAACGATGGAAGCATTTATTCGTGTCCTTAACTTAACAAGAAAAGGTCAAGAATTAATCGGTGATACTTTAACAGAAGCAGTTGATGACGACTTATTTGAAACAGCAGAAGAAAAAGAATTAGCGCACGCAGTGACGACAGCACAAGCAACATTTGCTGATTTAACGTTTGCACAAAAATATGAGCAATTAACGGAATTAACACCATTTATTACTAATTATTTCGATCATACGATGATTATGGCCGATAATGAAGAAGTTCGAAATAATCGTCTACGTCAATTAGCAAAAATCGCAGCCATGATATTACCAATGGCTAAAATTGATTTATTAGAAATTAAAAAATAA
- the glyQ gene encoding glycine--tRNA ligase subunit alpha, which yields MTTGLTVQEMILTLQNFWSEQGCMLMQAYDTEKGAGTMSPYTFLRAIGPEPWNAAYVEPSRRPADGRYGENPNRLYQHHQFQVVMKPSPDNIQELYLESLERLGINPLEHDIRFVEDNWENPSMGCAGLGWEVWLNGMEITQFTYFQQAGGLECNPVTVEITYGLERLASYIQSVESVYDLEWKKGVKYGEIFIQPEFEHSKYSFEISNQDMLLTLFEMYQAEAQRCIDEGLVHPAYDFVLKCSHTFNLLDARGAVSVTERAGYLSRIRNMARQLAKKFVEEREKLGFPLLNKQTQEEEA from the coding sequence ATGACAACAGGATTAACTGTACAAGAAATGATTTTAACATTGCAAAACTTTTGGTCAGAACAAGGCTGTATGTTAATGCAAGCATATGATACGGAAAAAGGGGCAGGGACAATGAGTCCGTATACGTTCTTGCGTGCGATTGGTCCAGAACCATGGAACGCTGCTTATGTTGAACCGTCACGTCGTCCAGCTGATGGTCGTTATGGTGAAAATCCAAACCGTTTGTATCAACATCATCAATTTCAAGTGGTCATGAAACCATCACCAGATAATATTCAAGAATTATACTTAGAAAGTTTAGAACGCTTAGGTATTAATCCATTAGAACATGATATACGTTTTGTTGAAGATAACTGGGAAAATCCTTCAATGGGGTGTGCCGGTTTAGGTTGGGAAGTTTGGCTAAACGGTATGGAAATTACTCAGTTTACGTACTTCCAACAAGCAGGTGGCTTAGAATGTAACCCAGTGACCGTTGAAATCACTTACGGTTTAGAACGTTTAGCATCATACATTCAATCAGTTGAAAGTGTTTATGATTTAGAATGGAAAAAAGGTGTTAAATACGGTGAAATCTTTATTCAACCAGAGTTCGAACATTCTAAATATTCATTTGAAATTAGTAATCAAGACATGTTATTAACGTTATTTGAGATGTATCAAGCAGAAGCACAACGTTGTATTGATGAAGGATTGGTTCATCCAGCGTATGATTTTGTCTTAAAATGTAGTCATACGTTTAACTTACTAGATGCTCGTGGAGCGGTGTCCGTTACTGAACGTGCTGGGTATTTATCACGTATCCGTAACATGGCAAGACAATTAGCGAAAAAATTTGTTGAAGAACGCGAAAAATTAGGATTCCCATTATTGAACAAACAAACACAAGAGGAGGAAGCATAA